One region of Flavobacterium sp. GSB-24 genomic DNA includes:
- a CDS encoding cystathionine gamma-synthase: MKFNTKVIHGGQHHDPSTGAVMPPVYQTSTFIQTSPGKPLADYEYSRASNPTRTALEEALASIENGTRGLAFSSGLAATDCVLRSFKAGDEIIAMDDLYGGTYRMFSRIYKDSGIKFHFVDMTDIEKFKSLINENTKLIWVETPTNPLMKLADIQEIAKITQEKKILLAVDNTFATPYLQKPLDLGADIVMHSATKYLGGHSDVIAGALIVKDPALGEQLHFQQFATGATLGPMDSFLVLRGIKTLALRVQRHCENGEKVVEYLSNHPKIKTVYYPGLKNHPFHEIAKKQMKAFGGMVSFDFKSGKKEDSIAFLEKLKVFTLAESLGGVESLANHPALMTHASIPADKRAEVGITDDLVRLSVGIEDADDLIADLEQALS, translated from the coding sequence ATGAAATTTAATACAAAAGTTATACATGGAGGACAGCACCATGATCCATCTACAGGAGCAGTTATGCCGCCAGTATACCAAACGTCAACTTTTATTCAGACAAGCCCAGGGAAACCTTTGGCAGATTACGAATACAGCAGAGCATCAAACCCTACGCGTACAGCATTGGAAGAAGCTTTGGCAAGCATCGAAAACGGAACTCGCGGATTAGCATTTTCGTCTGGTCTTGCAGCAACAGACTGTGTTTTAAGATCTTTTAAAGCGGGTGACGAAATTATTGCAATGGATGATTTATACGGTGGAACTTATAGAATGTTCTCTCGAATTTATAAAGATTCAGGAATTAAATTTCATTTTGTTGATATGACTGATATTGAAAAATTCAAAAGTTTAATCAACGAAAACACAAAATTAATCTGGGTAGAAACGCCGACAAATCCATTGATGAAATTGGCCGATATTCAAGAAATTGCAAAAATTACTCAAGAAAAGAAAATTCTTCTTGCGGTAGACAATACTTTTGCAACACCTTATTTGCAAAAACCATTAGATTTAGGAGCAGATATTGTTATGCATTCAGCAACGAAATATTTAGGAGGACATTCTGATGTGATTGCAGGAGCTTTAATTGTAAAAGATCCGGCACTTGGAGAACAACTGCATTTTCAGCAATTTGCAACTGGCGCGACACTTGGACCAATGGACAGCTTTTTAGTTTTAAGAGGAATCAAAACTTTGGCTTTAAGGGTGCAAAGACACTGCGAAAATGGCGAAAAAGTAGTTGAATATTTAAGTAATCACCCAAAAATAAAAACGGTTTATTATCCAGGTTTAAAAAATCATCCGTTTCACGAAATTGCTAAAAAGCAAATGAAAGCTTTTGGAGGAATGGTTTCGTTTGATTTTAAATCAGGGAAAAAAGAAGATTCAATAGCATTTTTAGAAAAGCTAAAAGTATTTACTTTGGCAGAATCGCTTGGTGGAGTAGAATCATTAGCCAATCATCCAGCTTTAATGACACACGCATCAATTCCTGCCGATAAAAGAGCAGAAGTTGGTATTACCGATGATTTAGTTCGACTAAGTGTTGGTATTGAAGATGCTGATGATTTAATTGCTGATTTAGAACAGGCTTTATCTTAG
- a CDS encoding DUF3298 and DUF4163 domain-containing protein, whose protein sequence is MKNYIFIIFLCLIFTSCKKELSFENERFEEKSNISCKTDCPEITIEVPVAKNIKVISDSINKKVFSVIKEIVFFGEDSTQVNDYKSLSKSFIASYEEMRQKFPNDTFGWEAKIIGNVEFQSDSILNLKIDHYTFTGGAHGYQGYRSLLFNAKTGKTIFNNQLFKNEKDFKAFAEKAFRAKYKIPAEANINATGLMFENDKFQLPQNIFYTSEGLLLYYNSYEAASYADGPKEILFPYDEVNKYLNFH, encoded by the coding sequence ATGAAAAATTACATATTTATAATCTTTTTGTGTTTGATTTTTACAAGTTGCAAAAAAGAGCTTTCATTTGAGAATGAAAGGTTTGAAGAAAAATCTAATATTTCGTGCAAAACTGATTGTCCGGAAATCACTATAGAAGTTCCAGTTGCCAAAAATATTAAAGTAATATCAGACAGCATTAATAAGAAAGTTTTCTCTGTAATAAAGGAGATTGTTTTTTTTGGTGAAGATTCAACACAAGTCAATGACTACAAATCATTGTCTAAATCTTTTATTGCTTCGTATGAAGAAATGCGTCAAAAATTCCCAAATGACACTTTTGGATGGGAGGCGAAAATAATTGGCAATGTTGAATTTCAATCTGATTCGATTTTAAATCTTAAAATTGATCATTACACCTTTACCGGCGGTGCACATGGTTATCAAGGTTATCGTTCCCTATTATTTAATGCGAAAACTGGAAAAACAATATTCAACAATCAATTATTTAAAAACGAAAAAGATTTTAAGGCCTTCGCCGAAAAAGCATTTCGGGCAAAATACAAAATACCAGCAGAAGCGAATATTAATGCAACAGGTTTAATGTTTGAAAATGATAAATTTCAGCTGCCGCAAAACATATTTTATACTTCAGAAGGTCTGCTCTTATATTACAACTCATATGAAGCCGCTTCATATGCAGATGGTCCAAAAGAAATTTTGTTCCCTTATGATGAAGTCAATAAGTACTTGAATTTTCATTAA
- a CDS encoding ATP-binding protein — translation MINKRLLIKNLLAHNDESSFYDKKRQLNLHSREGKGKFLKHICALSNSNPNNNSYIVVGVEDQDNEIVGDDFFDDSRIQNLVNAFLENPPKIQYENVPFPNLPKDKVIGLVTIKPKSKVSYFKKGIHTILANSVFIRRGSNSIPLESGEEVEKNYQNTETVIGIENSSRNSIQYTLDGVIDFMNFRHKDMSPKYHVFKELFVICWAGVPKKIRDKTYLSRVDIELINEQIKLFYSAQDVVTIFYDDDSFTITEYVPLGLNDKTSYYPLEEQTIHFFDNGYYKIDRQMLFQPPEFNRKMLYHIYNANMALLAKLQKNIILSEREMKDLENLPSTFMICHLNGFEEARQKLIDAKLLLKPYKNVYSSFKEALRVLRKMKYDVQ, via the coding sequence ATGATTAATAAACGCCTTTTGATAAAGAATTTGCTTGCTCACAATGATGAGAGCAGTTTTTATGATAAAAAAAGGCAGCTGAATCTTCATTCTCGAGAAGGAAAAGGCAAGTTTCTCAAACACATTTGCGCATTATCAAACTCAAATCCAAATAATAATTCTTATATCGTTGTTGGAGTTGAAGATCAGGATAATGAAATTGTCGGCGATGATTTTTTTGATGACAGCCGAATTCAGAATCTTGTAAATGCTTTTTTAGAAAATCCGCCTAAAATTCAATACGAAAATGTCCCTTTTCCAAATCTTCCAAAAGATAAAGTGATTGGTCTGGTTACTATAAAACCAAAAAGTAAAGTTTCTTATTTTAAAAAAGGAATTCATACCATTCTTGCTAATAGTGTTTTTATAAGGCGAGGCAGTAATTCGATTCCGCTGGAAAGTGGGGAAGAGGTTGAAAAAAACTATCAGAATACAGAAACTGTAATCGGAATTGAAAATAGTTCTCGAAACAGCATTCAATATACTTTAGACGGTGTTATTGATTTTATGAATTTCAGGCATAAAGATATGTCGCCGAAATATCATGTTTTTAAAGAATTATTTGTGATTTGCTGGGCTGGTGTTCCCAAAAAAATACGGGATAAAACGTATTTGTCACGAGTTGATATCGAACTAATTAATGAGCAGATTAAACTTTTCTATTCTGCGCAGGATGTTGTCACCATTTTTTATGATGATGATAGTTTTACGATTACAGAATATGTGCCGCTTGGCTTAAATGATAAAACGAGTTATTATCCGCTGGAAGAACAAACTATTCATTTTTTTGACAATGGTTACTATAAAATAGACCGTCAAATGCTTTTTCAGCCGCCAGAATTCAACAGAAAAATGTTGTACCATATATACAATGCGAATATGGCTTTGTTGGCTAAACTTCAAAAAAATATCATATTGTCTGAACGTGAAATGAAGGATTTAGAAAACCTGCCTTCTACGTTTATGATTTGTCATTTAAATGGTTTTGAAGAGGCAAGACAAAAGCTGATAGATGCCAAATTGCTTTTAAAACCTTATAAAAATGTTTATTCTTCTTTTAAAGAAGCACTTCGTGTTTTACGTAAAATGAAGTATGATGTTCAATAA
- a CDS encoding SDR family NAD(P)-dependent oxidoreductase — protein sequence MKKTVLITGATSGIGKATAQILAKNNYKVILCGRRKDRLEELQKELSAFTEVHSLEFDVRNKEEVLEKIGALPNDFSTIDVLINNAGNAHGLDPIQNGDLDDWDAMIDINVKGLLYVSKAIIPQMVERQSGHIINIGSTAAKEVYPNGNVYCGSKHAVDAITAGMRIDLNPFGIRVGGIHPGMVATEFSEVRFKGDVERAANVYKGFDPLQAEDIADIIHFVVSRPYHVNIADLVVMSTAQASSTIVKKNI from the coding sequence ATGAAAAAAACAGTTTTAATTACTGGTGCTACAAGCGGAATTGGAAAGGCAACCGCTCAAATTCTAGCAAAAAACAATTATAAAGTTATTCTTTGCGGAAGACGTAAAGACCGTTTGGAAGAACTTCAAAAAGAACTTTCGGCTTTTACAGAAGTGCATTCTTTAGAATTTGATGTTCGTAACAAAGAGGAGGTTTTAGAAAAAATAGGTGCTTTGCCAAACGATTTTTCTACGATTGACGTTTTAATTAATAACGCTGGTAATGCCCACGGTTTAGATCCGATTCAAAATGGAGATTTAGACGATTGGGATGCTATGATTGACATTAATGTAAAAGGTCTTTTGTATGTTTCAAAAGCGATAATTCCGCAAATGGTTGAAAGACAATCTGGACATATTATTAATATTGGTTCTACTGCTGCGAAAGAAGTTTACCCAAACGGAAACGTATATTGCGGTTCGAAACATGCCGTTGATGCTATAACTGCTGGAATGCGAATTGATTTAAATCCTTTCGGAATCAGAGTTGGAGGAATTCATCCGGGAATGGTTGCAACAGAATTCAGTGAAGTTCGTTTTAAAGGAGATGTCGAAAGAGCCGCAAACGTGTACAAAGGATTTGATCCGCTGCAGGCCGAAGATATTGCTGATATTATTCATTTTGTAGTTTCAAGGCCTTATCATGTTAATATCGCAGACTTGGTAGTTATGAGTACGGCGCAGGCATCTTCTACGATTGTGAAGAAAAATATTTAA
- a CDS encoding aldo/keto reductase: MSKTVLSPIISGTMNWGVWDKNLTTKEMENMIQVSIENKITTFDHADIYGSYTTEADFGKAFHASKIDREKLQLITKCGIQMIAEKRPENKIKHYDYSKDYIIKSVEGSLKKLKTDYVDVFLLHRPSPLMQADEIAEAVEKLKGEGKIIDFGLSNFTSSQTELIRQKTEVSYNQVQFSATHYDAMLDGSLDYMQTHGIRPLSWNPLGTVFREDTKQTRRLKKLFSTLVEKYHLGSDTLLLAWILKHPAKVIPIAGTVNIARIQSLMKAVELEMDTEDWFAIWTESMGDDVP, from the coding sequence ATGAGCAAAACGGTCTTATCGCCTATAATTTCGGGCACTATGAATTGGGGAGTTTGGGATAAAAACCTTACAACCAAAGAAATGGAAAACATGATACAAGTGAGTATCGAAAACAAAATTACGACTTTTGATCACGCGGATATTTACGGATCTTATACGACCGAAGCCGATTTTGGAAAAGCCTTTCACGCTAGTAAAATTGATCGTGAAAAATTACAATTAATTACCAAGTGCGGTATTCAGATGATTGCTGAAAAACGCCCTGAAAACAAAATCAAACATTACGATTATTCGAAAGACTATATTATTAAGTCGGTTGAAGGATCTTTGAAAAAACTGAAAACAGATTATGTAGATGTTTTTTTACTGCACAGACCAAGTCCGTTAATGCAGGCAGACGAAATCGCAGAAGCGGTTGAAAAATTAAAAGGTGAAGGAAAAATAATTGATTTTGGACTTTCGAATTTTACCAGTTCACAAACCGAATTAATTCGTCAGAAAACAGAAGTAAGTTATAATCAAGTACAATTTTCTGCAACACATTATGACGCAATGTTAGATGGAAGTTTAGATTATATGCAGACACACGGAATTCGTCCGTTGTCATGGAATCCGCTTGGAACTGTTTTTAGAGAAGATACTAAACAAACCCGCCGTTTGAAAAAATTATTTTCAACGTTAGTAGAAAAATACCATTTAGGTTCTGATACGCTTTTATTGGCTTGGATTTTAAAACATCCTGCAAAAGTAATTCCTATTGCTGGAACGGTAAATATCGCTAGAATTCAATCTTTAATGAAAGCTGTTGAACTAGAAATGGATACAGAAGACTGGTTTGCAATCTGGACAGAAAGCATGGGCGACGATGTACCTTAA
- a CDS encoding MoxR family ATPase, translating to MEENTTTLDIRAINEKIERESAFIDLLTMEMNKVIVGQKHMVERLLIGLLGQGHILLEGVPGLAKTLAINTLSQAVQGSFSRIQFTPDLLPADVIGTMIYNIKANEFSIKKGPIFANFVLADEINRAPAKVQSALLEAMQEKQVTIGDTTFKLDRPFLVLATQNPVEQEGTYALPEAQVDRFMLKTVIDYPKIDEERFVIRQNLKGSYEKVNPVVSVDQILRAQEAVREVYMDEKIEKYILDIIFATRYPEKYKLADLKPLISFGASPRGSINLANAAKCYAFIKRRGYVIPEDVRAVVHDVLRHRVGITYEAEAENITSVDIINKIVNEIEVP from the coding sequence ATGGAAGAAAATACAACGACTTTAGACATTAGAGCGATAAATGAAAAAATTGAAAGAGAAAGTGCTTTTATAGACCTTCTTACAATGGAAATGAACAAAGTTATTGTGGGCCAGAAACATATGGTCGAGCGTTTATTAATCGGATTGCTTGGCCAAGGACATATTTTACTGGAAGGAGTTCCGGGTCTTGCAAAAACTTTAGCTATAAATACATTATCACAAGCGGTTCAAGGTTCTTTCAGCCGTATCCAGTTTACGCCGGATTTATTACCTGCCGATGTTATCGGAACCATGATTTACAATATTAAAGCAAATGAATTCTCTATTAAAAAAGGACCAATTTTTGCCAATTTCGTACTTGCCGATGAGATTAACCGTGCACCAGCAAAGGTTCAGTCAGCATTATTAGAGGCAATGCAGGAGAAACAAGTTACTATTGGTGACACTACATTTAAATTAGATCGTCCGTTTTTAGTATTAGCAACACAAAACCCAGTTGAGCAAGAAGGAACTTATGCACTTCCTGAAGCACAAGTTGACCGTTTTATGTTGAAAACTGTTATTGATTATCCAAAAATTGATGAAGAGCGTTTTGTAATTCGTCAAAACTTAAAAGGATCTTACGAAAAAGTAAATCCAGTAGTTTCTGTAGATCAGATTCTACGTGCTCAGGAAGCTGTTCGTGAAGTTTATATGGACGAAAAAATCGAAAAATATATTCTTGATATTATTTTCGCTACACGTTACCCAGAAAAATACAAATTAGCCGACTTAAAACCGCTTATCAGTTTTGGAGCTTCTCCTCGTGGAAGTATCAACTTGGCTAATGCTGCAAAATGCTATGCTTTCATCAAACGTCGTGGTTATGTAATTCCAGAAGACGTTCGTGCAGTTGTTCACGATGTATTACGTCACAGAGTTGGAATTACTTACGAAGCAGAAGCAGAAAACATCACTTCTGTAGACATTATCAACAAAATCGTTAACGAGATTGAGGTACCTTAA
- a CDS encoding DUF58 domain-containing protein has product MDTKELLKKVRKIEIKTKRLSNHIFSGEYHSSFKGRGMTFSEVRQYQYGDDIRNIDWNVTARYNEAHVKVFEEERELTMVLMVDISGSESFGSKNQFKKDIVTEIAATMAFSATQNNDKIGLILFSDTVELYIPPKKGRSHVLRIIRELIEFEPKSHKTDIAQALKFLSGTQKKKAIIFMISDFMSDSYEHTLKIASKKHDITGVRVYDIREERIPNLGMVNMLDAETGKIQLVDTSSKAVRLNYEKHYHEKLNYFKDTFRKSGAGIVNTRVDENYVTKLLGYFKSR; this is encoded by the coding sequence ATGGATACAAAAGAGCTTTTAAAAAAAGTACGGAAAATAGAAATCAAAACGAAAAGACTGAGCAATCATATCTTTTCGGGAGAATACCACTCTTCATTTAAAGGACGAGGAATGACGTTTAGCGAGGTGCGTCAATACCAATACGGAGATGATATTCGTAACATCGATTGGAATGTGACCGCACGCTACAATGAAGCTCACGTTAAAGTATTTGAGGAAGAACGAGAATTGACCATGGTTTTAATGGTTGACATTTCGGGTTCGGAATCTTTTGGTTCTAAAAATCAATTCAAAAAAGACATCGTAACCGAAATTGCGGCAACGATGGCTTTTTCGGCTACACAGAATAATGACAAAATTGGTTTAATCTTATTTTCTGATACTGTAGAATTATATATTCCGCCAAAAAAAGGACGTTCGCACGTACTTCGCATCATTCGGGAATTAATCGAATTTGAACCAAAAAGCCATAAAACAGACATTGCTCAGGCATTAAAATTCTTATCTGGAACCCAGAAAAAGAAAGCCATCATTTTTATGATCTCCGATTTTATGTCTGATTCGTATGAACATACTTTAAAAATTGCTTCAAAGAAACACGACATTACAGGTGTTCGAGTTTACGATATTCGTGAAGAAAGAATTCCAAATTTAGGAATGGTAAACATGCTGGATGCCGAAACGGGAAAGATACAATTGGTTGATACAAGTTCGAAAGCAGTTCGTTTGAATTACGAGAAGCACTATCACGAGAAACTAAATTACTTTAAAGATACTTTCCGTAAATCTGGAGCAGGAATTGTAAATACCAGAGTAGACGAAAATTACGTTACTAAACTATTAGGCTATTTCAAATCACGATAA
- a CDS encoding VWA domain-containing protein, with protein MSKITFLNPEFLWLFLLIPITIIWFFWKRNQQSATLKMSSTAGFQNSESFLTKFKPALYVFRILALCSLIVALARPRTVDISNQTKTTKGIDIVMAIDVSGSMLAKDLKPNRMEALKRVAADFVEERPNDRIGLVLYASEAYTKTPVTSDKAIILEAIKGIKYDTVLQDGTGIGMGLATAVNRLKDSKAKSRVIILLTDGVNNAGFIEPETAADIAKQYGIKVYTIGLGTNGMAESPYAYAPNGGFLFKMQKVEIDERLMKNIARKTDGTYFRATSNDRLAEIYKSINKLETTEIQELKFYDYDEKYRGFVLFAAFLLLLEVGLRNTVYRSFI; from the coding sequence ATGAGCAAGATCACTTTTTTAAATCCAGAATTTCTTTGGTTGTTCCTATTGATTCCGATTACGATAATTTGGTTTTTCTGGAAACGCAATCAGCAGTCGGCTACCTTAAAAATGAGCTCTACAGCAGGTTTTCAAAACAGCGAATCGTTTTTGACAAAATTCAAACCTGCTCTATACGTTTTCAGAATTCTTGCTTTATGTTCATTGATTGTAGCATTGGCTCGACCAAGAACAGTAGACATCAGTAATCAGACTAAAACAACAAAAGGAATTGATATTGTAATGGCAATTGACGTTTCTGGATCTATGCTGGCAAAAGATTTAAAACCAAATCGTATGGAAGCTTTGAAAAGAGTTGCTGCCGATTTCGTTGAAGAAAGACCAAATGACAGAATCGGATTGGTTTTATATGCTTCTGAAGCTTATACTAAAACTCCAGTTACAAGCGATAAAGCAATTATTCTTGAAGCCATAAAAGGTATTAAATACGATACAGTTCTCCAAGACGGAACTGGAATTGGAATGGGATTGGCAACTGCGGTAAATCGTTTAAAAGATAGTAAAGCCAAAAGCCGTGTAATTATTTTACTTACCGATGGTGTTAATAATGCTGGATTTATCGAGCCGGAAACTGCTGCCGACATTGCCAAACAATATGGAATAAAAGTATATACAATTGGTCTTGGTACAAACGGTATGGCTGAATCTCCATACGCATACGCACCAAACGGAGGTTTCTTATTCAAAATGCAAAAAGTTGAAATCGACGAAAGACTGATGAAAAATATTGCCCGCAAAACAGACGGAACCTATTTTAGAGCAACAAGCAACGATAGATTAGCTGAGATCTATAAGTCTATCAACAAACTGGAAACAACGGAAATTCAGGAATTGAAGTTCTATGATTATGATGAAAAATACAGAGGTTTTGTTTTATTTGCAGCCTTTTTATTATTGCTTGAAGTTGGTTTAAGAAATACAGTTTACAGAAGCTTTATTTGA